The Zobellia alginiliquefaciens genome contains a region encoding:
- the nhaA gene encoding Na+/H+ antiporter NhaA: MDKIEHKTHWERFKGVITALFSDDLASGIMMVSAVVIALILANSGWATEFHEFWEYSINLSVNDAELSLTLHQFVNDGLMAIFFFAIGLEIKREIIAGELSSLRTALMPIICALGGLIFPVLVFMLINNGQDTFAGWGIPMATDIVFALILLTLVGNKKVPIALKIFVTALAVVDDICAVLVIAFFYTDHIVYESLLWAFLSFFVLIGANGVGVKNPLFYGVIGILGIWTGFFLSGVHATIAGVITAIAIPARVDLEERTFVKNVRNLIDSFDTIRTTETVFMKNDKLELVHILRKAIRKTVPPLQTIERILQPFVNFFVLPLFALANTGLTIETENLGKLLEPLSVGVVLGLVLGKFLGISIVARLAAALKIAKLPEKVQWPQFYGAAAFAGIGFTMSIFIAELAFANEAFVHQAKLAILLAFILAALLGMFIFRFFVKTNQD, translated from the coding sequence ATGGATAAGATAGAACACAAAACACATTGGGAAAGATTCAAAGGTGTCATCACCGCCTTATTTTCTGATGATTTAGCATCAGGTATAATGATGGTCTCGGCAGTTGTCATTGCCTTGATCTTGGCTAACTCTGGATGGGCAACAGAATTTCATGAATTTTGGGAATACAGTATAAATCTTAGCGTGAACGATGCTGAATTAAGTCTCACGCTACACCAATTTGTAAATGATGGCCTAATGGCCATTTTCTTTTTTGCCATCGGTCTGGAAATAAAAAGAGAAATTATCGCCGGAGAACTGTCCAGTCTAAGAACGGCTTTGATGCCCATTATTTGTGCTCTGGGCGGATTGATTTTTCCTGTTCTTGTTTTTATGTTAATTAACAATGGCCAGGACACTTTTGCCGGGTGGGGTATACCTATGGCAACCGATATTGTATTTGCATTGATCCTATTAACTTTAGTGGGGAATAAAAAGGTGCCTATCGCTTTAAAAATATTTGTGACCGCATTGGCGGTGGTAGATGATATTTGTGCGGTATTGGTAATAGCTTTCTTTTATACGGACCATATTGTTTACGAAAGCTTGTTGTGGGCCTTTCTCTCATTTTTTGTGTTGATAGGAGCGAACGGAGTAGGGGTTAAAAATCCATTATTTTATGGGGTAATTGGAATATTGGGTATATGGACAGGTTTTTTTCTCTCCGGCGTTCATGCAACCATAGCCGGAGTTATTACGGCCATAGCCATACCGGCCCGTGTTGACCTTGAGGAACGTACATTTGTAAAGAACGTTAGAAACCTTATTGATTCTTTTGATACCATACGTACGACCGAGACGGTTTTTATGAAAAATGACAAGCTTGAACTTGTACATATCTTACGAAAAGCCATACGAAAAACGGTACCTCCGTTGCAGACCATTGAGAGAATACTGCAACCGTTCGTAAACTTCTTTGTATTGCCCTTGTTTGCACTGGCCAATACGGGTTTGACTATTGAAACTGAAAATCTTGGTAAGTTGTTAGAACCGCTTTCAGTGGGTGTGGTTCTGGGGTTGGTTTTAGGTAAGTTTTTAGGAATTTCTATAGTGGCTAGATTGGCGGCCGCCCTAAAAATAGCCAAGCTTCCTGAAAAGGTGCAATGGCCACAATTTTATGGGGCAGCAGCTTTTGCCGGAATTGGCTTTACCATGTCAATTTTTATTGCCGAGCTCGCATTTGCTAATGAAGCGTTTGTACATCAGGCAAAGCTTGCTATTCTTTTGGCGTTTATATTGGCCGCATTACTGGGTATGTTCATTTTTCGCTTTTTTGTAAAAACGAATCAAGATTGA